A genomic stretch from Vibrio algarum includes:
- a CDS encoding TolC family outer membrane protein — protein sequence MSLPAHSQSLEQAIAITLASNPEIKSSFNDYKSYVEQRRSSGGNYLPTVDLDAGVGYERVNPATGDTTELTRKDATLSLTQLLWDGSSTLNDMDRTAAEAESMRFQLIADAQDKALEVSDVYLDAVKAKEVLKLSEDNLKTHKRIYKDIKRRVDSGIGSTADLSQVEARLANAHSNLLAAQNNIFDTHTQFTRIVGQTPQGLVFPRADQDSLPLSLEQANKIADENHPVIKVAASDVEAAKYQYKQAEGTNYPTFSIEAAQTWYDDAAGEVGNRDELSAMLRMRYNLYNGGSDSADQDRMAYQLNKAKDLRDNSHRQLEESLHLAWSALDLTLQQKEFLADHVDSASDTAIAYEKQYRIGQRTLLDVLNTENELFEARKEYLNAHFEEQYAKYRVLNACGILLDSLMVDTPDEWNQEADY from the coding sequence ATGAGTTTACCTGCCCATAGCCAATCGTTGGAACAAGCGATAGCAATAACTCTCGCCTCAAACCCAGAAATTAAAAGTTCATTTAATGATTATAAGAGCTATGTAGAGCAACGCAGATCGTCGGGAGGTAACTATCTTCCAACGGTAGATCTTGACGCAGGTGTTGGTTACGAGAGGGTTAACCCTGCAACGGGTGATACCACTGAACTAACGAGAAAAGATGCGACCTTAAGCCTTACTCAATTACTTTGGGATGGTTCCTCAACGCTTAATGACATGGATAGAACGGCAGCTGAAGCCGAGTCAATGCGTTTTCAATTAATTGCAGACGCACAAGATAAAGCGTTAGAAGTGTCTGATGTCTATTTAGATGCGGTTAAAGCAAAAGAAGTGCTAAAACTTTCTGAAGACAACTTAAAAACCCATAAACGTATATACAAAGATATCAAACGACGCGTTGATTCGGGTATCGGGTCTACAGCCGATCTATCTCAAGTAGAAGCACGTTTAGCTAACGCACACAGTAATTTGCTTGCTGCTCAAAACAATATTTTTGATACACACACCCAATTTACTCGCATAGTAGGACAAACCCCCCAGGGTTTAGTTTTTCCTAGAGCAGACCAAGATTCACTACCACTATCTCTTGAGCAAGCCAACAAAATAGCGGATGAAAACCATCCTGTTATTAAGGTTGCAGCTTCAGATGTAGAAGCGGCAAAATACCAGTACAAGCAAGCTGAGGGTACTAACTACCCAACATTTTCTATTGAAGCAGCCCAAACTTGGTACGATGATGCTGCCGGTGAAGTAGGAAATAGAGACGAATTATCGGCAATGCTACGTATGCGTTATAACCTCTACAACGGTGGCTCTGATTCTGCGGATCAAGATAGAATGGCGTATCAACTTAACAAAGCGAAAGATTTACGCGATAACTCTCATCGTCAACTTGAAGAGAGCCTCCACTTGGCATGGAGTGCGCTAGATTTAACCTTGCAACAGAAAGAGTTTTTAGCCGACCACGTCGATTCGGCTTCTGATACCGCGATCGCCTATGAAAAGCAGTATAGAATCGGTCAACGAACGTTATTAGATGTTTTAAATACAGAAAACGAATTGTTCGAGGCTCGTAAAGAATACCTGAATGCACACTTTGAAGAGCAGTATGCTAAATATCGAGTGCTTAATGCTTGCGGAATATTATTAGATTCATTGATGGTCGACACACCTGACGAATGGAATCAAGAAGCGGATTACTGA
- a CDS encoding Ig-like domain-containing protein gives MNALIGAIAGSKYFIVIDKNGNLKTITDIQDAKPGEVLLTKGDSPMMSDAVIQAELVEEDGNRAPIDAQNEIDQIFAQIAEGQDPTQLGEEFATAAGLSEGSSATPMAVVSRDALAVMASTAFDTTGIESQGLSRTQSLQLLQQFINQAPTVTLSNLVESLDENTSTTGTIRVADIDITDDQQGTNVLSLSGADADNFVIVEVSDGVFELHLKAGVTLDFETLSSMDVTVEVSDAGLSDSPLDNDSMTLDVNDINEAPTVSLSNIVTNIDENSSTETSIKIADIEISDDGLGENELSLSGVDADNFIIVEVSDGVFELHLKAGVELDFETLSSMDVTVDIKDETISDEVLDSVDTTLDVNDLNEAPTVSLSNIVTNIDENSSTETSIKIADIEISDDGLGENELSLSGADADNFVIVEVSDGVFELHLKAGVELDFETLSSMDVTVDIKDETISDEVLDSADTTLDVNDLNEAPTVSLSNIVINIDENSSTETSIKIADIEISDDGLGENELSLSGADADNFVIVEVSDGVFELHLKAGVTLDFESLSSMDVTVEISDAGLSDSPLDNDSMTLDVNDINEAPTVSLSNIVTNIDENSSTETSIKIADIEISDDGLGENELSLSGVDADNFIIVEVSDGVFELHLKAGVELDFETLSSMDVTVDIKDETISDEVLDSADTTLDVNDLNEAPTVSLSNIVTNIDENSSTETSIKIADIEISDDGLGENELSLSGADADNFIIVEVSDGVFELHLKSGVELDFETLSSMDVTVDIKDETISDEVLDSADTTLDVNDLNEAPTVSLSNIVTNIDENSSTETSIKIADIEISDDGLGENELSLSGADADNFTIVEVSDGVFELHLKAGVELDFETLSSMDVTVDIKDETISDEVLDSADTTLNVNDLNEAPTASDNKLVVDEDNAYQFTAGDFGFRDVDEGDTLSFIKITELPEEGILYYDGEEITSLPSGGLDISAENISLLTYQGGENESGTDYASFEFQVSDGELLSDTHTIQFDIDPVADAVILSLDSTPSISSTIDFEKINLSGSSWTSSGEASAYNPEGSALTWGTDNTDSLFEVGKASTYGAGSNTDQIMELEGDKGDRTLTATFNESAELQAGDTFQIDFDIAARRINSDTDSDATLKLVYTIDGKEVEQLLYVFDPSEPKNWETGKVTFAIPEGEGSNYKLVFESGDVNSNDTYGALLDDISVTSLVNTGYEGSSINLNPISASVTDPSEQLHVELSGLPAGSTVTDGDGNTATANSEGNYDISALNLDTLRVEVPGDSAETYEITVTAYSEESDGQFGPESTTTFNLTVLEANSAPEFIGDSPEYTDEGYNFAYNENSLAGDVIGTVEAQDLDGDSVEYTITGGNTYGWFAINAAGQITLTTTGAEAAANNYEDASQLNVHELVIMAEDGAGGVAQVDVVLSELDVDEIYGNDGDDQGSEIAGPSIALTDESGNELISGTENANITLTLGEGTTNGLSGVSGLEVTDSSTGKIALTLVEVSDQWVARVDGTDYTVTDNGNNSYTIEGVDVSDLADGTLTANASFTDQDGNVAQDSEPSDTVFSDTVEKDTEYGNDGDDQGSEIAGPSIALTDESGNELISGAENANITLTLGEGTTNGLSGVSGLEVTDSSTGKIALTLVEVSDQWVARVDGTDYTVTDNGNNSYTIEGVDVSDLADGTLTANASFTDQDGNVAQDSEPSDTVFSDTVEKDTEYGDDGDDQGSEIAGPSIALTDESGNELISGTENANITLTLGEGTTNGLSGVSGLEVTDSSTGKIALTLVEVSDQWVARVDGTDYTVTDNGNNSYTIEGVDVSDLADGTLTANASFTDQDGNVAQDSEPSDTVFSDTVEKDTEYGNDGDDQGSEIAGPSIALTDESGNELISGTENANITLTLGEGTTNGLSGVSGLEVTDSSTGKIALTLVEVSDQWVARVDGIDYTVTDNGNNSYTIEGVDVSDLADGTLTANASFTDQDGNVAQDSEPSDTVFSDTVEKDTVSSPPPAITNIADDSVASDYSVVTISGTGEPGSTILLFDETVDRGQEAGKEPVNGSTAIVVTADGTWSWTFNSSDVKNFGTNDNDLIHAIQVDEVGNSSDSTEKVHYFHGNWVNTETEASDDYALLGEGDDTIQINDDDANDRVVIDGGAGDDTAVFNLNSDEVTISRNAQGEVVVTENTVNGVVGDTNILREFEELQFRDGVTIDLVNPTVTDFEITPEGNFTFDDGQSTTDESYVKDFEDDLDGLPVNVEVVSGPRYGQLEQVTDQGSNPTEQTEYNYVQDDAVTIAGKLSFSAQNYADSVSGDTPELVIPNSLVSIKAGTFSGQAPTNDTDLNYDADITYDAGTSSKPELGFGVNGNEINVTAKEFISVDYTAANASINSAQLHFGSIWNHYDKDNNQKDAQIEVIAIDTEGNEHRYSFDDDTNDAVYDGTGNFSPTINAPEGVSFVEFRVFVIQGNEQNAVVGADSNIVLIGIDVISANVSDSFTYRAIDNDGNASDSVATVTVGESLVNKDDIAPSVAITSDSSIVKQGDIIALTLTFSEAVSGLEIEDINVSNSGGAVSNLVQDDANPSVWYAEFSPANNLDETVEISVVGQDYQDLSGNNGTDSNTLSLTVDTLAPDTPTVDTLDTYDVTPTITGTYDDSDAQGGLKVTVNGKTYVLGTDNELTVSAGGKWSLGVSDNLVSGVYDVEVQTTDKVGNVTSDSTDNEVTINDNIAPIIDLSGLDYQLDFNGSSAAYHNVFGYYTLDSEGNPVNPQLLIDDSRGPNAPNEGVLLELPNSDVHYFLIANGALSLTSAVNANPGDSLSFNDSGDLVYGNTSFDNVFLSHDEDSGSANFRVTNIDENGSILIEIEDGGGLDYDDLVVTLRPNYDSVNSGYQVISNEGSLVGIVDSDVSITDDGNIRRVQFVLTNGEFGDALSIDPNDLPEGFVFEESGANTWLLTNETGASPDDFELVLKDVMFGTISPISSERNIEISVFDMSDNVSNTAVSSVQVAPASNYYNYIEGTEAHDNGNGQGQGDPSPQLVGGNGNDYIDGKDGNDDLYGGLGSDILVGGLGHDSLYGGVIPNGEKGQKDDDIDDGVDIFVWDSKTAGSGNDEKDTIHDFEFGKDKIYLGDLIDIKDDGTIDKLLDTVSVSSHGQGVDINVIHAGGTQTIFIDNVRSDFDSSENHLDFLNTLIKPVIHD, from the coding sequence ATGAACGCACTTATTGGCGCTATCGCAGGTAGCAAATACTTTATTGTTATCGATAAAAACGGAAATCTTAAAACGATTACCGATATTCAAGACGCTAAACCGGGAGAGGTCCTATTGACTAAAGGGGATTCCCCGATGATGTCTGATGCGGTGATCCAAGCGGAACTAGTTGAAGAAGATGGCAACAGAGCGCCAATAGATGCTCAAAACGAAATAGATCAAATTTTCGCGCAGATTGCTGAAGGGCAAGATCCGACCCAGTTGGGCGAAGAGTTTGCAACTGCTGCCGGTTTATCGGAGGGTTCTTCTGCAACTCCGATGGCTGTTGTATCGAGAGATGCGTTAGCAGTAATGGCATCTACCGCTTTTGATACTACAGGTATTGAGTCACAGGGGCTTTCTAGAACACAGTCTCTTCAGTTACTTCAGCAATTTATCAATCAAGCTCCAACAGTCACATTATCGAATTTAGTAGAAAGCCTCGATGAAAATACTTCAACTACAGGAACAATTCGCGTAGCCGATATCGACATAACCGATGACCAACAAGGTACTAATGTATTATCTCTATCAGGTGCGGATGCAGATAATTTCGTTATTGTTGAGGTATCTGACGGTGTCTTTGAATTACATTTAAAAGCAGGTGTAACACTCGACTTTGAAACCCTTTCAAGTATGGACGTGACTGTTGAAGTTAGTGATGCAGGGCTTAGTGATAGCCCGCTTGACAACGACTCGATGACACTTGATGTCAATGACATTAATGAAGCGCCGACGGTTTCACTTTCAAACATTGTCACAAACATAGACGAAAACAGCTCGACAGAGACGAGTATAAAAATCGCCGATATCGAAATATCGGACGATGGTCTTGGTGAAAATGAACTCTCATTATCAGGTGTGGATGCAGACAACTTTATTATTGTTGAGGTATCCGACGGCGTCTTCGAATTACACCTAAAAGCGGGTGTTGAACTTGATTTTGAAACACTGTCAAGTATGGACGTAACGGTAGATATTAAAGACGAAACCATCAGTGATGAGGTTTTAGATTCCGTCGACACGACACTGGATGTGAATGATCTTAATGAAGCGCCGACGGTTTCACTTTCAAACATTGTCACAAACATAGACGAAAACAGCTCGACAGAGACGAGCATAAAAATCGCAGACATCGAAATATCGGACGATGGTCTTGGTGAAAATGAACTCTCATTATCAGGTGCGGATGCAGATAATTTCGTTATTGTTGAGGTATCCGACGGCGTCTTCGAATTGCACCTAAAAGCGGGTGTTGAACTTGATTTTGAAACACTGTCAAGTATGGACGTAACGGTAGATATTAAAGACGAAACCATCAGTGATGAGGTTTTAGATTCCGCCGACACGACACTGGATGTGAATGATCTTAATGAAGCGCCGACGGTTTCACTTTCAAACATTGTCATAAACATAGACGAAAACAGCTCGACAGAGACGAGCATAAAAATCGCCGACATCGAAATATCGGACGATGGTCTTGGTGAAAATGAACTCTCATTATCAGGTGCGGATGCAGATAATTTCGTTATTGTTGAGGTATCCGACGGTGTCTTTGAATTACATTTAAAAGCAGGTGTAACACTCGACTTTGAATCCCTTTCAAGTATGGACGTGACTGTTGAAATTAGTGATGCAGGGCTTAGTGATAGCCCGCTTGACAACGACTCGATGACACTTGATGTCAATGACATTAATGAAGCGCCGACGGTTTCACTTTCAAACATTGTCACAAACATAGACGAAAACAGCTCGACAGAGACGAGTATAAAAATCGCCGACATCGAAATATCGGACGATGGTCTTGGTGAAAATGAACTCTCATTGTCAGGTGTGGATGCAGACAACTTTATTATTGTTGAGGTATCCGACGGCGTCTTCGAATTGCACCTAAAAGCGGGTGTTGAACTTGATTTTGAAACACTGTCAAGTATGGACGTAACGGTAGATATTAAAGACGAAACCATCAGTGATGAGGTTTTAGATTCCGCCGACACGACACTGGATGTGAATGATCTTAATGAAGCGCCGACGGTTTCACTTTCAAACATTGTCACAAACATAGACGAAAACAGCTCGACAGAGACGAGCATAAAAATCGCAGACATCGAAATATCGGACGATGGTCTTGGTGAAAATGAACTCTCATTATCAGGTGCGGATGCAGACAACTTTATTATTGTTGAGGTATCCGACGGCGTCTTCGAATTGCACCTAAAATCGGGTGTTGAACTTGATTTTGAAACACTGTCAAGTATGGACGTAACGGTAGATATTAAAGACGAAACCATCAGTGATGAGGTTTTAGATTCCGCCGACACGACACTGGATGTGAATGATCTTAATGAAGCGCCGACGGTTTCACTTTCAAACATTGTCACAAACATAGACGAAAACAGCTCGACAGAGACGAGCATAAAAATCGCAGACATCGAAATATCGGACGATGGTCTTGGTGAAAATGAACTCTCATTATCAGGCGCGGATGCAGACAACTTTACTATTGTTGAGGTATCCGACGGCGTCTTCGAATTACACCTAAAAGCGGGTGTTGAACTTGATTTTGAAACACTGTCAAGTATGGACGTAACGGTAGATATTAAAGACGAAACCATCAGTGATGAGGTTTTAGATTCTGCAGACACGACATTAAATGTGAATGATCTTAATGAAGCGCCGACTGCATCCGATAATAAATTGGTTGTTGATGAAGATAACGCCTATCAATTTACTGCTGGAGACTTTGGTTTTAGAGATGTAGATGAAGGTGACACACTAAGTTTTATTAAGATCACGGAATTGCCAGAAGAAGGCATCCTTTACTACGATGGTGAGGAAATTACGTCACTACCTAGCGGTGGTTTAGATATTTCAGCTGAAAATATAAGCTTATTAACTTATCAAGGCGGCGAAAACGAAAGCGGTACTGATTACGCCAGTTTTGAGTTTCAAGTGAGTGATGGAGAGTTATTGAGTGACACTCATACTATCCAGTTTGATATTGATCCAGTAGCCGATGCGGTAATACTTTCTCTTGATTCAACACCAAGCATTAGCTCTACAATCGATTTTGAGAAAATCAACTTAAGTGGTAGTTCTTGGACAAGCTCGGGAGAAGCGAGTGCATACAACCCTGAAGGTTCTGCTTTAACGTGGGGAACAGATAATACAGACAGTTTATTCGAAGTAGGTAAAGCGAGCACTTACGGTGCTGGTTCGAATACTGATCAAATTATGGAACTCGAAGGTGATAAAGGTGACCGTACACTAACCGCCACTTTCAACGAATCCGCTGAATTACAGGCGGGAGATACATTCCAAATTGATTTTGATATAGCCGCTCGTCGTATCAACTCAGATACCGATTCTGACGCAACATTAAAACTTGTTTATACCATTGACGGAAAAGAGGTCGAGCAACTTCTTTATGTGTTTGACCCCTCTGAACCAAAAAATTGGGAGACCGGAAAGGTCACTTTTGCCATACCTGAAGGTGAAGGAAGTAACTACAAATTAGTATTTGAAAGCGGCGACGTTAATTCCAATGACACCTATGGGGCGTTACTTGATGATATTAGTGTGACTTCGTTAGTTAACACTGGATATGAAGGGTCTTCAATTAACCTTAACCCAATTAGTGCCTCTGTAACTGACCCGTCAGAACAACTACATGTTGAGCTTTCTGGTCTACCTGCGGGAAGTACTGTAACCGATGGTGACGGAAATACAGCCACTGCAAATAGTGAAGGCAACTACGATATATCAGCATTGAACCTTGATACTTTACGTGTTGAAGTACCAGGTGACAGTGCCGAAACCTATGAAATAACGGTTACTGCCTACTCAGAAGAATCAGATGGTCAATTTGGACCAGAATCTACAACTACCTTCAATTTGACTGTACTGGAAGCAAATAGTGCTCCTGAATTTATAGGCGATTCTCCTGAATATACAGACGAAGGTTACAATTTCGCCTATAACGAGAACAGCCTAGCTGGTGATGTAATTGGTACTGTAGAAGCTCAAGATCTCGATGGTGATTCGGTTGAATACACGATAACGGGTGGCAACACCTATGGTTGGTTTGCAATTAATGCGGCTGGTCAAATTACCTTAACTACGACAGGAGCTGAAGCTGCAGCGAACAACTATGAAGATGCAAGCCAACTGAATGTGCACGAATTAGTCATTATGGCAGAAGATGGTGCTGGTGGCGTTGCTCAGGTTGACGTTGTGTTAAGTGAATTGGATGTTGATGAGATTTACGGTAACGATGGCGACGATCAAGGCAGCGAAATAGCAGGCCCAAGCATCGCATTGACGGACGAGTCGGGCAACGAGCTGATAAGCGGCACTGAAAATGCGAACATCACCTTGACCTTAGGTGAAGGCACCACTAATGGCTTGTCTGGCGTAAGCGGGTTAGAAGTAACGGATTCAAGCACAGGTAAGATAGCGCTGACTTTGGTTGAAGTGAGTGACCAGTGGGTGGCGCGTGTGGACGGCACCGATTACACGGTAACGGACAACGGCAACAACAGTTACACCATCGAAGGTGTGGACGTGAGTGACCTCGCGGACGGTACCTTAACCGCGAACGCTAGCTTTACCGACCAAGATGGCAATGTCGCGCAAGACAGTGAACCATCGGACACGGTGTTCAGCGATACAGTCGAGAAAGACACCGAATACGGCAACGATGGCGACGATCAAGGCAGCGAAATAGCAGGCCCAAGCATCGCATTGACGGACGAGTCGGGCAACGAGCTGATAAGCGGCGCTGAAAATGCGAACATCACCTTGACCTTAGGTGAAGGCACCACTAATGGTTTGTCTGGCGTAAGCGGGTTAGAAGTAACGGATTCAAGTACAGGTAAGATAGCGCTGACTTTGGTTGAAGTGAGTGACCAGTGGGTGGCGCGTGTGGACGGCACCGATTACACGGTAACGGACAACGGCAACAACAGTTACACCATCGAAGGTGTGGACGTGAGTGACCTCGCGGACGGTACCTTAACCGCGAACGCTAGCTTTACCGACCAAGATGGCAATGTCGCGCAAGACAGTGAACCATCGGACACGGTGTTCAGCGATACAGTCGAGAAAGACACCGAATACGGTGATGATGGCGACGATCAAGGCAGCGAAATAGCAGGCCCAAGCATCGCATTGACGGACGAGTCGGGCAACGAGCTGATAAGCGGCACTGAAAATGCGAACATCACCTTGACCTTAGGTGAAGGCACCACGAATGGCTTGTCTGGCGTAAGCGGATTAGAAGTAACGGATTCAAGCACAGGTAAGATAGCGCTGACTTTGGTTGAAGTGAGCGACCAGTGGGTGGCGCGTGTGGACGGCACCGATTACACGGTAACGGACAACGGCAACAACAGTTACACCATCGAAGGTGTGGACGTGAGTGATCTCGCGGACGGTACCTTAACCGCGAACGCTAGCTTTACCGACCAAGATGGTAATGTCGCGCAAGACAGTGAACCATCGGACACGGTGTTCAGCGATACAGTCGAGAAAGACACCGAATACGGTAACGATGGCGACGATCAAGGCAGCGAAATAGCAGGCCCAAGCATCGCATTGACGGACGAGTCGGGCAACGAGCTGATAAGCGGCACTGAAAATGCGAACATCACCTTGACCTTAGGTGAAGGCACCACTAATGGTTTGTCTGGCGTAAGCGGGTTAGAAGTAACGGATTCAAGTACAGGTAAGATAGCGCTGACTTTGGTTGAAGTGAGTGACCAGTGGGTGGCGCGTGTGGACGGCATCGATTACACGGTAACGGACAACGGCAACAACAGTTACACCATCGAAGGTGTGGACGTGAGTGACCTCGCGGACGGTACGTTAACCGCGAACGCTAGCTTTACCGACCAAGATGGTAATGTCGCGCAAGACAGTGAACCATCGGACACGGTGTTCAGCGACACGGTAGAAAAAGACACTGTATCGTCACCCCCACCAGCCATAACAAACATCGCGGACGACTCCGTGGCTAGCGACTATAGCGTGGTAACCATTTCCGGAACAGGTGAGCCTGGGTCAACTATTCTGTTGTTTGACGAAACGGTGGACCGCGGTCAAGAAGCTGGAAAGGAACCAGTCAACGGCAGCACTGCTATTGTTGTAACTGCAGACGGTACTTGGAGTTGGACCTTTAACTCAAGTGATGTCAAGAACTTTGGAACTAACGATAACGATTTGATTCACGCTATTCAGGTAGATGAAGTTGGTAATAGCAGCGATTCTACTGAAAAAGTTCATTACTTCCACGGTAATTGGGTTAACACAGAAACCGAAGCTTCAGATGACTATGCGTTGTTAGGTGAGGGAGATGATACGATTCAAATTAACGATGACGATGCTAATGATCGCGTTGTTATTGATGGAGGTGCAGGGGACGATACAGCGGTATTTAACCTTAATTCTGATGAAGTAACCATAAGTCGAAACGCGCAAGGTGAAGTCGTTGTTACTGAAAATACCGTGAATGGCGTAGTGGGCGATACAAATATACTTCGAGAATTTGAAGAGCTTCAATTCAGAGATGGTGTAACTATTGATCTTGTTAACCCGACAGTAACAGATTTTGAAATTACACCAGAAGGTAACTTCACGTTTGATGATGGGCAGTCAACTACCGATGAATCCTATGTAAAAGACTTTGAAGATGATCTTGATGGCCTACCAGTAAATGTTGAAGTTGTATCTGGCCCTAGATATGGTCAGTTAGAGCAAGTGACGGATCAAGGCAGTAATCCTACCGAGCAAACAGAGTACAACTATGTACAAGATGATGCTGTAACTATCGCTGGTAAATTAAGTTTTTCTGCACAGAATTATGCAGATAGTGTAAGTGGTGACACTCCAGAACTTGTTATACCTAACTCCTTGGTTTCTATTAAAGCTGGTACGTTCTCTGGTCAAGCACCAACTAATGATACAGATTTGAATTATGACGCTGATATTACGTATGACGCGGGTACATCAAGCAAACCAGAACTTGGGTTTGGTGTAAACGGGAACGAGATCAATGTTACTGCTAAGGAATTCATTTCTGTAGATTACACTGCTGCGAATGCATCAATTAATTCCGCTCAATTGCACTTTGGCAGTATATGGAATCATTACGATAAAGATAACAATCAGAAAGACGCGCAGATTGAAGTTATCGCTATTGATACAGAAGGTAACGAACATCGTTATAGTTTTGATGATGATACAAACGATGCCGTTTATGACGGTACGGGTAACTTTAGCCCTACTATAAATGCACCAGAAGGTGTGTCTTTTGTAGAGTTTAGAGTGTTCGTTATACAAGGTAATGAACAAAACGCTGTTGTTGGTGCTGATTCAAATATTGTTTTGATTGGGATAGACGTTATTTCGGCTAATGTATCGGATTCATTTACGTATCGAGCAATAGATAATGATGGAAACGCAAGCGACTCAGTTGCTACTGTTACGGTAGGAGAGTCTCTTGTAAATAAAGACGATATTGCACCAAGCGTTGCAATTACATCGGATTCATCAATAGTTAAACAAGGCGATATTATTGCATTAACACTGACGTTCAGTGAAGCGGTTAGTGGCTTGGAGATAGAAGATATAAATGTTTCTAACAGCGGTGGTGCAGTGAGCAATCTCGTACAAGACGACGCTAATCCAAGCGTTTGGTATGCAGAGTTCAGCCCTGCTAATAATCTAGATGAAACAGTGGAAATATCTGTCGTCGGGCAAGATTATCAAGACCTATCGGGTAACAATGGTACAGATAGCAACACGCTGTCGCTTACTGTCGACACGTTAGCCCCGGATACTCCTACCGTTGATACATTGGACACTTATGATGTGACACCAACGATTACAGGAACATATGACGATTCAGATGCGCAAGGCGGATTAAAAGTCACAGTGAATGGCAAGACTTACGTTCTTGGAACTGACAATGAGTTAACGGTATCTGCAGGTGGTAAATGGTCGTTAGGCGTTAGCGACAACCTTGTTAGCGGAGTGTATGATGTTGAGGTTCAAACGACAGACAAAGTCGGTAATGTTACCTCTGACAGCACGGACAATGAAGTAACGATAAATGATAATATCGCACCAATTATTGACTTGAGTGGACTTGATTATCAACTCGACTTTAATGGTTCTAGTGCAGCGTATCATAACGTGTTTGGTTACTATACTCTCGATAGCGAGGGAAACCCAGTAAACCCACAATTGTTGATTGATGATTCTCGTGGTCCAAATGCTCCTAACGAAGGGGTATTATTGGAGCTACCAAATTCAGATGTTCATTATTTCTTAATTGCTAATGGGGCACTGTCTCTTACGTCTGCAGTAAATGCTAATCCAGGAGATAGCCTTAGCTTCAATGATTCTGGCGACTTGGTCTATGGCAATACGTCATTTGACAATGTCTTTTTATCTCATGACGAAGACAGCGGTTCTGCTAATTTCAGAGTGACAAACATTGATGAAAATGGCTCTATTTTAATTGAAATAGAGGATGGCGGTGGACTAGATTATGATGATTTAGTGGTCACACTACGTCCAAATTACGATAGCGTAAATTCAGGTTACCAAGTTATAAGCAATGAAGGTTCTCTTGTTGGAATCGTTGATAGTGATGTTTCCATTACCGATGATGGGAATATCCGCCGCGTGCAATTTGTCCTTACCAATGGTGAATTTGGAGATGCGCTCTCTATCGATCCTAATGATTTGCCCGAAGGTTTTGTGTTTGAAGAGTCAGGAGCGAACACATGGCTATTGACCAATGAAACGGGAGCATCGCCAGACGACTTCGAATTGGTTTTAAAAGACGTCATGTTTGGTACAATAAGCCCAATATCTTCAGAGCGAAATATTGAGATATCGGTATTTGATATGTCGGACAATGTCTCTAATACGGCGGTAAGTTCGGTTCAAGTTGCACCTGCTAGTAATTACTATAATTATATTGAAGGTACTGAAGCACACGATAACGGAAATGGTCAGGGTCAAGGAGATCCCTCACCACAGTTAGTTGGTGGCAATGGTAACGATTATATTGATGGTAAAGACGGCAATGATGATTTATACGGTGGGTTAGGGAGCGATATTCTTGTTGGCGGTTTAGGTCATGATAGCTTGTATGGTGGAGTAATTCCAAATGGTGAAAAAGGTCAAAAAGATGATGATATCGATGATGGTGTAGATATTTTTGTTTGGGATTCTAAAACAGCGGGTAGTGGAAATGATGAAAAAGATACTATACATGACTTTGAATTTGGGAAAGACAAAATTTATCTCGGTGATCTTATAGACATAAAAGACGATGGTACAATAGACAAACTATTAGACACCGTCAGTGTGTCATCTCATGGTCAAGGCGTAGACATTAACGTAATTCATGCAGGTGGAACACAGACCATTTTCATTGACAATGTGAGATCAGACTTTGATAGTTCTGAGAATCACCTAGACTTTTTAAATACATTGATCAAACCGGTTATCCACGACTAA